Proteins found in one Anabas testudineus chromosome 1, fAnaTes1.2, whole genome shotgun sequence genomic segment:
- the LOC113161926 gene encoding intelectin-like, with protein MQNHTKIDTEHLEKLRNRFRYVARSCKEIRDIYKEQEDGLYFLITADGTFYQTFCDMTTAGGGWTLVASIHENSMYGKCTAGDRWSSQQGNNANIPDGDGNWSNRNTFGTAESATSDDFKNPGYYDITADDMSVWHVPNNLPLENWNLGAILRYHTDNHFLRLYEGNLFQLFQQFPVRYNVGSCNNKGPVVPIVYDHGDKDSTRSFFGPNSRGEFEPGFITFRAINNERAAMAICSGVKPVVGCNTEHYCIGGGGFFPENNIQCGDFTAFDWNGVGTGQEWSASREITEATVLLFYR; from the exons ATGCAGAACCACACCAAGATAGACACTGAACATCTGGAGAAACTGAGGAACAGGTTTAGATATGTTGCAAGGAGCTGCAAAGAAATCAGGGACATATATAAAGAACAAGaag ATGGGCTGTATTTCCTCATCACTGCTGATGGCACGTTCTATCAGACTTTCTGTGACATGACCACTGCTGGTGGAGGCTGGACGCTGGTGGCGAGCATCCATGAGAACAGCATGTATGGAAAATGCACAGCTGGAGATCGCTGGTCCAGTCAGCAGGGCAACAATGCTAACATACCAGATGGAGATGGGAACTGGTCCAACAGAAACACCTTTGGAACCGCAGAGAGTGCCACCTCAGATGATTTTAAG AATCCAGGTTACTATGATATAACAGCAGATGACATGTCTGTGTGGCACGTTCCCAACAACTTACCACTGGAGAACTGGAACCTGGGAGCCATCCTCCGCTACCACACTGACAACCACTTTCTCAGGCTGTATGAGGGGAACCTATTTCAACTATTTCAG CAATTTCCAGTGAGATACAATGTTGGCTCATGCAACAACAAGGGACCAGTTGTTCCTATTGTGTATGACCATGGAGACAAAGACTCCACCAGAAGCTTTTTTGGACCCAATTCAAGAG gGGAGTTTGAGCCTGGTTTCATCACATTCAGAGCAATAAACAATGAGCGTGCAGCCATGGCTATCTGCTCTGGCGTCAAACCAGTCGTTGGATGCAACACTGAACAT tactGTATAGGAGGAGGTGGATTTTTTCCTGAAAACAACATACAATGTGGCGACTTTACAGCATTTGACTGGAACGGAGTGGGAACAGGCCAAGAATGGAGTGCTTCCAGAGAAATTACAGAGGCTACTGTTTTGCTGTTCTACCGCTGA
- the LOC113162128 gene encoding intelectin-like isoform X1, with protein sequence MSVYREIYQNICISCFIFTEMLLHTFVALVVLVSVDQTFVAAATSSDKNTEVTTMQNHTKIDTEHLEKLRNRFRYVARSCKEIRDIYKEQEDGLYFLITADGTVYQTFCDMTTAGGGWTLVASIHENSMYGKCTAGDRWSSQQGNNANIPDGDGNWSNRNTFGTAESATSDDFKNPGYYDITADDMSVWHVPNNLPLENWNLGAILRYHTDNHFLKLYEGNLFQLFQQYPVRYNVGACNNRGPVVPIVYDYGDKDSTRSFYGPNSRGEFEPGFITFRAINNERAAMAICSGVKPVVGCNTEFYCIGGGGFFPENNIQCGDFTAFDWNGVGTGQGWSASREMTEAAVLLFYR encoded by the exons ATGTCTGTTTACAGAGAAATATATCAAAACAtctgtatttcatgttttatttttacagagaTGTTACTCCATACATTTGTAGCTTTGGTGGTTTTGGTGTCAGTGGATCAGACATTCGTTGCAGCTGCTACTTCTTCAG ATAAGAACACAGAAGTTACGACTATGCAGAACCACACCAAGATAGACACTGAACATCTGGAGAAACTGAGGAACAGGTTTAGATATGTTGCAAGGAGCTGCAAAGAAATCAGGGACATATACAAAGAACAAGaag ATGGGCTGTATTTCCTGATCACTGCTGATGGCACGGTCTATCAGACTTTCTGTGACATGACCACTGCTGGTGGAGGCTGGACGCTGGTGGCGAGCATCCATGAGAACAGCATGTATGGAAAATGCACAGCTGGAGATCGCTGGTCCAGTCAACAGGGGAACAATGCTAACATACCAGATGGAGATGGGAACTGGTCCAACAGAAACACCTTTGGAACCGCAGAGAGTGCCACCTCAGATGATTTTAAG AATCCAGGTTACTATGATATAACAGCAGATGACATGTCTGTGTGGCACGTTCCCAACAACTTACCACTGGAGAACTGGAACCTGGGAGCCATCCTCCGCTACCACACTGACAACCACTTTCTCAAGCTATATGAGGGGAACCTATTTCAGCTATTTCAG CAATATCCAGTGAGATACAATGTTGGGGCATGCAACAACAGGGGACCAGTTGTTCCTATTGTGTATGACTATGGAGACAAAGACTCCACCAGAAGCTTTTATGGACCCAATTCAAGAG GGGAGTTTGAGCCTGGTTTCATCACATTCAGAGCAATAAACAATGAGCGTGCAGCCATGGCTATTTGCTCTGGCGTCAAACCAGTTGTTGGATGCAACACTGAATTT tactGTATAGGAGGAGGTGGATTTTTTCCTGAAAACAACATACAATGTGGCGACTTTACAGCATTTGACTGGAACGGAGTGGGAACAGGGCAAGGGTGGAGTGCTTCCAGAGAAATGACAGaggctgctgttttgctgttctACCGCTGA
- the LOC113162128 gene encoding intelectin-like isoform X2, with protein sequence MLLHTFVALVVLVSVDQTFVAAATSSDKNTEVTTMQNHTKIDTEHLEKLRNRFRYVARSCKEIRDIYKEQEDGLYFLITADGTVYQTFCDMTTAGGGWTLVASIHENSMYGKCTAGDRWSSQQGNNANIPDGDGNWSNRNTFGTAESATSDDFKNPGYYDITADDMSVWHVPNNLPLENWNLGAILRYHTDNHFLKLYEGNLFQLFQQYPVRYNVGACNNRGPVVPIVYDYGDKDSTRSFYGPNSRGEFEPGFITFRAINNERAAMAICSGVKPVVGCNTEFYCIGGGGFFPENNIQCGDFTAFDWNGVGTGQGWSASREMTEAAVLLFYR encoded by the exons aTGTTACTCCATACATTTGTAGCTTTGGTGGTTTTGGTGTCAGTGGATCAGACATTCGTTGCAGCTGCTACTTCTTCAG ATAAGAACACAGAAGTTACGACTATGCAGAACCACACCAAGATAGACACTGAACATCTGGAGAAACTGAGGAACAGGTTTAGATATGTTGCAAGGAGCTGCAAAGAAATCAGGGACATATACAAAGAACAAGaag ATGGGCTGTATTTCCTGATCACTGCTGATGGCACGGTCTATCAGACTTTCTGTGACATGACCACTGCTGGTGGAGGCTGGACGCTGGTGGCGAGCATCCATGAGAACAGCATGTATGGAAAATGCACAGCTGGAGATCGCTGGTCCAGTCAACAGGGGAACAATGCTAACATACCAGATGGAGATGGGAACTGGTCCAACAGAAACACCTTTGGAACCGCAGAGAGTGCCACCTCAGATGATTTTAAG AATCCAGGTTACTATGATATAACAGCAGATGACATGTCTGTGTGGCACGTTCCCAACAACTTACCACTGGAGAACTGGAACCTGGGAGCCATCCTCCGCTACCACACTGACAACCACTTTCTCAAGCTATATGAGGGGAACCTATTTCAGCTATTTCAG CAATATCCAGTGAGATACAATGTTGGGGCATGCAACAACAGGGGACCAGTTGTTCCTATTGTGTATGACTATGGAGACAAAGACTCCACCAGAAGCTTTTATGGACCCAATTCAAGAG GGGAGTTTGAGCCTGGTTTCATCACATTCAGAGCAATAAACAATGAGCGTGCAGCCATGGCTATTTGCTCTGGCGTCAAACCAGTTGTTGGATGCAACACTGAATTT tactGTATAGGAGGAGGTGGATTTTTTCCTGAAAACAACATACAATGTGGCGACTTTACAGCATTTGACTGGAACGGAGTGGGAACAGGGCAAGGGTGGAGTGCTTCCAGAGAAATGACAGaggctgctgttttgctgttctACCGCTGA